The Aspergillus luchuensis IFO 4308 DNA, chromosome 7, nearly complete sequence genome has a segment encoding these proteins:
- a CDS encoding NADH:flavin oxidoreductase/NADH oxidase (COG:C;~EggNog:ENOG410PHJW;~InterPro:IPR044152,IPR001155,IPR013785;~PFAM:PF00724;~go_function: GO:0003824 - catalytic activity [Evidence IEA];~go_function: GO:0003959 - NADPH dehydrogenase activity [Evidence IEA];~go_function: GO:0010181 - FMN binding [Evidence IEA];~go_function: GO:0016491 - oxidoreductase activity [Evidence IEA];~go_function: GO:0050661 - NADP binding [Evidence IEA];~go_process: GO:0055114 - oxidation-reduction process [Evidence IEA]), with protein MGSVHQAPRVIPSTETPYFTPANNGGEALNPADPNTPTLFRPLKIRDVTLKNRVVVSPMCMYSAESDTSSPFVGALTDYHIAHLGQFALKGAGLVFVEAQAVQPNGRISPNDAGLWEHSPESEQFKSLQRVVRFCHSQGAKVAVQLAHAGRKASVLPPWVAVQAKKPCVKADESTGGFPSEVVGPSGGADQAWDGTGEGYWAPRALTVEEIKEIVQAFAKSAETAIRAGVDVIEVHAAHGYLINQFLSPVTNKRTDEYGGSFENRTRILRETTTAIRAAVPSGTPLFLRISATEWLDGQDVAAESGSWNMESSLKLLPLLPELGVDLLDVSSGGNHHSQKINIHTNYHIDLAAQVRKAIHATGAKTLVGAVGFITEADQARGLVEGADEAHAANATVSGPEPVADLVLMARQFMREPEWVMNAAKKLGAKVEVPVQFWRAGLV; from the coding sequence atggGTTCTGTCCACCAAGCCCCCCGTGTGATTCCCTCCACGGAGACCCCCTACTTTACCCCCGCCAACAATGGCGGCGAAGCCCTCAACCCCGCCGACCCCAACACTCCCACGCTCTTCCGCCCCTTGAAGATTCGCGATGTGACCCTCAAGAACCGCGTCGTTGTCTCGCCTATGTGCATGTACTCCGCCGAAAGCGatacctcctctcccttcgtTGGCGCCCTCACGGATTACCACATTGCCCACCTGGGCCAATTCGCTCTTAAAGGCGCCGGTCTCGTATTCGTCGAAGCCCAGGCTGTCCAGCCCAACGGGCGCATTTCTCCCAACGACGCGGGGCTGTGGGAGCATTCCCCTGAATCGGAACAATTCAAGAGTCTGCAGCGCGTGGTGCGATTCTGTCACAGCCAGGGTGCCAAGGTAGCCGTCCAGCTCGCCCACGCGGGTCGCAAGGCGAGTGTGCTCCCTCCGTGGGTGGCCGtgcaggccaagaagccCTGCGTCAAGGCGGACGAGAGCACGGGTGGATTCCCGTCCGAGGTGGTCGGGCCCAGCGGTGGTGCGGACCAGGCCTGGGATGGAACTGGCGAGGGATACTGGGCGCCTCGGGCCTTGACGgtcgaggagatcaaggaaaTAGTGCAGGCCTTCGCAAAGAGTGCGGAGACGGCCATCCGGGCTGGTGTTGACGTGATCGAGGTCCACGCCGCTCACGGATACCTGATCAACCAGTTCTTGAGCCCAGTGACCAACAAGCGGACGGACGAGTATGGAGGCAGCTTCGAGAATCGCACGCGCATTCTCCGCGAAACCACTACGGCCATTCGGGCGGCCGTCCCCAGCGGTACTCCGTTGTTCTTGCGGATCAGTGCCACGGAATGGCTGGACGGACAAGATGTTGCGGCGGAATCAGGCAGCTGGAACATGGAGAGCTCGCTCAAGCTTCTGCCTTTGCTTCCGGAGCTCGGAGTCGACCTCTTGGATGTCAGCTCCGGGGGTAACCACCATAGCCAGAAGATCAATATCCACACCAACTACCACATCGATCTGGCCGCACAGGTGCGCAAAGCCATCCATGCGACCGGCGCGAAGACGCTGGTGGGTGCGGTCGGGTTCATCACTGAGGCCGACCAGGCCCGGGGACTCGTGGAAGGCGCCGACGAGGCGCACGCCGCCAATGCGACAGTATCTGGACCAGAGCCTGTGGCGGATctggtgttgatggcgcGACAGTTCATGCGTGAACCAGAGTGGGTGATGAACGCGGCGAAGAAGCTGGGAGCGAAGGTGGAGGTGCCGGTGCAATTCTGGCGGGCTGGATTGGTTTAA
- the ASPF3 gene encoding peroxiredoxin family protein (COG:O;~EggNog:ENOG410PP0P;~InterPro:IPR013740,IPR036249,IPR037944,IPR013766;~PFAM:PF08534,PF00578;~go_function: GO:0016491 - oxidoreductase activity [Evidence IEA]), with the protein MALKPGDSFPSDVVFQYIPWSQEKGDITACGIPINYNASKEWADKKVVLFSVPGAFTPTCSINHVPGYIQNLPQLKEKGVQVVAVIASNDPFVMSAWGKANNVKNDDILFLTDPDARFANTLGWANAGRTGRFAIVIDHGKVTYAQIETEKGAVKVSGADAILANL; encoded by the exons ATGGCTCTCAAACCCGGCGATTCCTTCCCTTCCGACGTTGTCTTCCA GTACATCCCCTGGAGCCAAGAAAAGGGCGACATCACCGCATGCGGTATCCCTATTAACTACAACGCTTCGAAAGAATGGGCCGATAAGAAGGTCGTCCTGTTCTCTGTTCCTG GTGCCTTCACCCCCACCTGCTCCATCAACCATGTCCCCGGCTACATCCAGAACCTTCctcagctgaaggagaagggtgtGCAGGTTGTCGCAGTGATCGCCTCCAACGATCCTTTTGTCATGAGCGCATGGGGAAAGGCTAACAACGTTAagaatgatgatatt CTTTTCCTGACTGATCCCGATGCCCGCTTCGCCAACACTCTCGGCTGGGCCAACGCTGGTCGTACCGGGCGCTTCGCCATTGTCATTGACCATGGAAAGGTGACCTATGCGCAAATTGAGACGGAGAAGGGTGCTGTTAAG GTCTCCGGCGCTGATGCTATCCTGGCGAACCTGTGA
- a CDS encoding type 1 glutamine amidotransferase domain-containing protein (COG:S;~EggNog:ENOG410PNCK;~InterPro:IPR002818,IPR029062;~MEROPS:MER0034659;~PFAM:PF01965), translating into MAPKVLIVLTSHDHHNANNNPTGWYLPEFAHPWDVLHSKAELVIASPAGGKAPLDPGSIEMFKQDPVSQKFLKEQESLWTNTVKLSDVVSRVSEFDAIFYVGGHGPMYDLYSDKTSLALIQAFAVAKKPVAAVCHGPAVLVNATTPSGTALLKGAEVTGFSNTEEDQVQLSSIMPFMLEDELKRVGATYVKAEQPWGEKVVVSQVAELGGAVITGQNPASATGVGKAILTALGL; encoded by the exons ATGGCTCCCAaagtcctcatcgtcctcacctcccacgaccaccacaatgccaacaacaaccccaccgGTTGGTACTTA CCCGAATTCGCCCACCCCTGGGACGTCCTCCACTCCAAAGCTGAGCTGGTAATCGCCTCCCCAGCCGGCGGCAAAGCCCCACTGGACCCGGGCTCCATCGAAATGTTCAAGCAGGACCCCGTGTCCCAGAAATTCCTCAAGGAGCAGGAATCCCTCTGGACCAACACCGTCAAACTGTCGGATGTTGTGTCGAGGGTTTCCGAGTTTGATGCCATCTTCTACGTTGGTGGTCATGGAC CTATGTACGACCTCTACAGCGACAAGACCTCCCTGGCCCTGATCCAAGCCTTCGCTGTGGCCAAGAAGCCCGTCGCGGCGGTGTGTCATGGTCCTGCGGTGCTGGTGAATGCTACGACGCCCTCCGGAACGGCGTTGTTGAAGGGTGCGGAGGTGACTGGGTTCTCGAATACCGAGGAGGACCAGGTGCAGCTGAGTTCGATTATGCCGTTCATGTTGGAGGATGAGTTGAAGAGGGTGGGTGCTACGTACGTCAAGGCTGAGCAGCCgtggggggagaaggtggtggtgtcgcAGGTTGCTGAGTTGGGAGGAGCGGTCATTACGGGTCAGAACCCGGCGAGTGCGACTGGGGTTGGAAAGGCTATTTTGACGGCTTTGGGGTTGTAA